In Amycolatopsis coloradensis, one genomic interval encodes:
- a CDS encoding TetR/AcrR family transcriptional regulator: MTDADHTGTGDPRRTIELLWNVREKPRRGPKPKLTVEEIVTASIELADTEGITALSVRRGAEKLGVSPMTIYTYIPGRAELLDLMIDRVHGELTDPPESHDWRVTMTILAEDAWEMYHRHPWMLQLTTGRLPLGPHTFAKHERELRAVDAIGLTDLEMDAVVAMVNGFVQGIARGSVESASLVRRSGLTEMEWWTASAPVLAEIPEADAGLFPLAARIGQAAGETHGAASAPLHTFRFGLARILDGVEQLVNGDSGTSGAELPS, from the coding sequence ATGACGGACGCGGACCACACCGGCACGGGCGATCCACGGCGGACCATCGAACTGCTCTGGAATGTGCGCGAGAAACCCCGCCGCGGCCCCAAACCGAAGCTCACCGTCGAGGAGATCGTCACCGCCTCGATCGAGCTGGCCGACACCGAGGGCATCACCGCGCTGTCGGTGCGCCGGGGCGCGGAGAAACTCGGCGTCTCCCCCATGACGATCTACACCTACATCCCCGGCCGCGCCGAACTGCTCGACCTGATGATCGACCGGGTCCACGGCGAACTGACCGATCCACCGGAGAGCCACGACTGGCGGGTCACGATGACGATCCTCGCCGAGGACGCGTGGGAGATGTACCACCGGCATCCGTGGATGCTCCAGCTCACCACCGGCCGTCTCCCCCTCGGCCCGCACACCTTCGCCAAACACGAACGCGAACTGAGGGCCGTCGACGCGATCGGGCTCACCGACCTGGAAATGGACGCCGTGGTCGCGATGGTCAACGGGTTCGTCCAGGGCATCGCGCGCGGCTCGGTCGAATCGGCGAGTCTCGTCCGGAGATCCGGGCTGACGGAAATGGAGTGGTGGACGGCCAGCGCGCCCGTGCTCGCGGAGATCCCCGAAGCCGACGCCGGGCTGTTCCCGCTCGCGGCGCGGATCGGGCAGGCGGCCGGCGAGACGCACGGTGCGGCGAGCGCGCCGCTGCACACCTTCCGGTTCGGGCTGGCGCGGATCCTGGACGGCGTCGAGCAGCTGGTGAACGGCGACTCCGGTACCTCGGGTGCTGAACTTCCCTCGTGA